The Corallococcus exiguus genome has a segment encoding these proteins:
- a CDS encoding alkaline phosphatase family protein — MSRLIAALLVLFALPASAKAPKLTLFISVDAMGSDVLLRNRPRLTGGLGRLLSTGAYYPYARYAYAEARTAPGHATLATGANPWRHGIVDNDIYDRAAGQAVQVYTDPTHPVLNGETPPGSDTSPVNLMAETLADRLRVSTQGRGKVVALSYKSRAAIPLAGRQGQAWWFDESTGRMVTSTWYAKAEPAWMQAFNARKMPDAAFSKTWELLRPRAEYVGEDDRPMEPEAYGMGRVFPHELKGGLQAPGPASYRAFAVSGFSHDLLVQAAKAALEGEGLGKDDVPDILAVSFSGTDAVFHAFGPYSWEMQDTMLRLDVAMGELIAAAERAAGGKANLVIALSADHGGAEIPEAWAQAGVPAARLNPVEAAKGLAQELKAKFGVDVTVKLLELDVYLGGKALESGQVDAVAVRRAAAVWLAKQPYAVWAVAKDDLDTAPDQGGLMAAMRRGYYPVRSGDVLFMAKPFQVVSDYPRGTNHGTPYSYDTQVPVVFAGKGVKPGLFLEEINPVDVAPTLSALLEMGMPASAEGKPRVEALVK; from the coding sequence ATGTCGCGCCTGATTGCCGCCCTCCTTGTCCTGTTCGCCCTGCCCGCCTCCGCCAAGGCCCCGAAGCTCACGCTGTTCATCAGCGTGGACGCCATGGGCAGCGACGTCCTGCTGAGAAACCGTCCGCGCCTGACAGGGGGCCTGGGCCGGCTGCTCTCCACGGGCGCCTACTACCCCTACGCCCGGTACGCCTACGCGGAGGCCCGGACGGCGCCGGGCCACGCCACGCTGGCCACGGGCGCGAACCCCTGGCGCCACGGCATCGTGGACAACGACATCTACGACCGCGCGGCCGGCCAGGCGGTCCAGGTCTACACGGACCCGACGCATCCGGTGCTGAACGGGGAGACGCCTCCAGGGTCGGACACCAGCCCGGTGAACCTGATGGCGGAGACGCTGGCGGACCGGCTGCGCGTGTCCACGCAGGGCCGGGGCAAGGTGGTGGCGCTGTCCTACAAGTCGCGGGCGGCCATTCCGCTGGCCGGGCGCCAGGGTCAGGCCTGGTGGTTCGACGAGTCGACGGGCCGGATGGTGACGAGCACCTGGTACGCGAAGGCGGAGCCCGCGTGGATGCAGGCGTTCAACGCGCGCAAAATGCCGGACGCGGCGTTCAGCAAGACGTGGGAGCTGTTGCGTCCGCGCGCCGAGTACGTAGGCGAGGACGACCGCCCCATGGAGCCGGAGGCATACGGCATGGGCCGCGTGTTCCCGCATGAGCTCAAGGGCGGGCTCCAGGCGCCCGGGCCGGCGTCGTACCGGGCGTTCGCGGTGTCGGGGTTCTCGCATGACCTGCTGGTGCAGGCGGCGAAGGCGGCGCTGGAGGGCGAGGGCCTGGGCAAGGACGACGTGCCGGACATCCTGGCGGTGAGCTTCAGCGGCACGGACGCGGTGTTCCACGCGTTCGGGCCGTACTCGTGGGAGATGCAGGACACGATGCTTCGGTTGGACGTGGCGATGGGAGAGCTCATCGCCGCGGCCGAGCGCGCGGCGGGGGGCAAGGCGAACCTGGTCATCGCGTTGTCGGCGGACCACGGCGGCGCGGAGATTCCGGAGGCGTGGGCGCAGGCGGGCGTGCCGGCGGCGCGGCTCAACCCGGTGGAGGCGGCGAAGGGCCTGGCGCAGGAGCTGAAGGCGAAGTTCGGCGTGGACGTGACGGTGAAGCTGCTGGAGCTGGACGTGTACCTGGGCGGCAAGGCGCTGGAGTCCGGCCAGGTGGACGCGGTGGCGGTGCGGCGCGCGGCGGCGGTGTGGCTGGCGAAGCAGCCCTATGCCGTATGGGCGGTGGCGAAGGACGACCTGGACACGGCGCCGGACCAGGGGGGCCTCATGGCGGCGATGCGCCGTGGCTACTACCCGGTGCGCAGCGGCGACGTGCTGTTCATGGCGAAGCCGTTCCAGGTCGTCAGCGACTACCCGCGCGGCACGAACCACGGCACGCCGTATTCGTACGACACGCAGGTGCCGGTGGTGTTCGCCGGCAAGGGCGTGAAGCCGGGGCTGTTCCTGGAGGAGATCAACCCCGTGGACGTGGCCCCGACCCTGTCCGCGCTGCTGGAGATGGGGATGCCCGCGTCGGCGGAGGGCAAGCCTCGCGTGGAGGCGCTGGTGAAATGA
- a CDS encoding acyl-CoA thioesterase yields the protein MVEARLRVIYGDTDQMGVVYYANYFRYFEFARGEFFRAHGGSYRELESTGLLLPVVEASAHYKASARYDDMLLIRTTLGELRRASLVFTYELLRDGDSPTLLCTGRTLHACVGRDGKPQRLPEAIARLKAADDSDT from the coding sequence ATGGTCGAGGCACGGCTGCGCGTCATCTACGGCGACACGGATCAGATGGGGGTCGTCTACTACGCGAACTACTTCCGCTACTTCGAGTTCGCCCGCGGCGAGTTCTTCCGTGCCCACGGAGGCAGCTACCGCGAACTGGAGAGCACCGGGCTGCTGTTGCCCGTGGTGGAGGCCAGCGCCCATTACAAGGCGTCCGCGCGCTACGACGACATGCTCCTCATCCGCACCACCCTGGGAGAGTTGCGCCGCGCGTCACTCGTGTTCACCTACGAGCTGCTGCGCGACGGTGACTCCCCCACGCTGCTGTGCACCGGCCGCACCCTGCACGCCTGCGTGGGGCGCGACGGCAAACCGCAGCGGCTGCCCGAAGCCATCGCCCGCCTGAAGGCCGCGGACGACTCCGACACCTGA
- the glpX gene encoding class II fructose-bisphosphatase — MDRNLAMEVVRVTEMAAIASARLMGRGNKDESDQAAVDAMRRAFDALNIDGTVVIGEGERDEAPMLYIGERVGARTAGAPEVDIALDPLEGTNLCAYGRPGSISVVAMSSHGGLLNAPDTYMEKIAVGPRAKGAIDLTKSPTENLRAIAERMKLYVEDLTVMILDRERHADLIKEVRAAGARVRLIEDGDVAGAIATCFEGSGVDVLMGIGGAPEGVIAAAAIRATGGDLQGRLVPRNQGEIDRAKKMGITDIHKIYTAEELARGEVMFAATGVTSGDFLKGVRFFGGGCETHSVVMRSKTGTVRFIQSIHKFDKKPGYAP, encoded by the coding sequence ATGGATCGCAACCTGGCAATGGAGGTCGTGCGCGTCACCGAGATGGCGGCCATCGCCTCCGCCCGCCTCATGGGCCGCGGCAACAAGGACGAGTCCGACCAGGCCGCCGTGGACGCGATGCGCCGCGCCTTCGACGCGCTGAACATCGACGGCACGGTCGTCATCGGCGAGGGCGAGCGCGACGAGGCGCCCATGCTCTACATCGGTGAGCGCGTCGGCGCCCGCACCGCCGGCGCCCCCGAGGTGGACATCGCCCTGGATCCGCTGGAGGGCACCAACCTGTGCGCCTACGGCCGCCCGGGCTCCATCTCCGTCGTGGCCATGTCCAGCCACGGCGGCCTGCTCAACGCGCCCGACACGTACATGGAGAAGATCGCCGTGGGCCCGCGCGCCAAGGGCGCCATCGACCTGACGAAGTCCCCCACGGAGAACCTGCGCGCCATCGCGGAGCGCATGAAGCTCTACGTGGAGGACCTCACGGTCATGATCCTCGACCGCGAGCGCCACGCCGACCTCATCAAGGAGGTCCGCGCCGCGGGCGCGCGCGTGCGCCTCATCGAGGACGGTGACGTCGCGGGCGCCATCGCCACCTGCTTCGAGGGCTCCGGCGTGGACGTGCTCATGGGCATTGGCGGCGCGCCGGAAGGCGTCATCGCCGCGGCCGCCATCCGCGCCACCGGCGGCGACCTGCAGGGTCGGCTGGTGCCTCGCAACCAGGGGGAGATCGACCGCGCCAAGAAGATGGGCATCACCGACATCCACAAGATCTACACCGCGGAGGAGCTGGCTCGCGGTGAGGTGATGTTCGCCGCCACGGGCGTGACGAGCGGCGACTTCCTCAAGGGCGTGCGCTTCTTCGGCGGCGGCTGTGAGACGCACTCCGTCGTCATGCGCAGCAAGACGGGCACCGTCCGCTTCATCCAGTCCATCCACAAGTTCGACAAGAAGCCGGGCTACGCGCCGTAA
- a CDS encoding type II toxin-antitoxin system RatA family toxin encodes MAGATRTITINAPVEKVFDIITNYDRYAEFLPEVKKVSTSQRQGNTVQVHYEVDVVKRIRYTIRVTEERPKRMSWTFVEGEVMKDNKGSWTLEPEGEGKTRATYNVEMALGALIPKAIINTLTETQLPKMLEAFKRRSEAP; translated from the coding sequence ATGGCCGGCGCCACGCGCACCATCACCATCAACGCCCCCGTCGAGAAGGTCTTCGACATCATCACCAACTACGACCGCTACGCGGAGTTCCTCCCGGAGGTGAAGAAGGTCTCCACCTCCCAGCGCCAGGGGAACACCGTCCAGGTGCACTACGAGGTCGATGTGGTGAAGCGCATCCGCTACACCATCCGCGTCACCGAGGAGCGCCCCAAGCGCATGTCCTGGACCTTCGTCGAGGGTGAGGTGATGAAGGACAACAAGGGCAGCTGGACGCTGGAGCCCGAGGGCGAGGGTAAGACGCGCGCCACCTACAACGTGGAGATGGCCCTGGGCGCCCTCATCCCCAAGGCCATCATCAACACCCTGACGGAAACCCAGCTCCCCAAGATGCTGGAGGCCTTCAAGCGCCGCTCGGAAGCCCCCTGA
- a CDS encoding ADP-ribosylglycohydrolase family protein, whose amino-acid sequence MPPPPKRRVTGPDPLPGQRARGALLGLAIGNALAVPVAGKPLYAPAFPQLAEGPYLGMYGGGPHDLRKGQVTEPTQLAVALALSLRDMKRYDAGDALKRYRAWQSHAISVSDPMKELFQECDASLPPQVKDAGKRVWLKNFRRLAPAGALPRVVPLGVLLTKDSFALAKAALEDTALTHFDPRSQLAGAGLCAAIAKAVTGGPNLKAADLLPAAEVGISLAAAALGKTEKDYVQEVTFAAKLLREDLALAAQDDPQLYGPELHMHRPGNNAVRAAFRLAFWELLHVPTAEGALLDVVHRGGDTEVHASVTGALVGAFHGEGALPEEWRQKVLLALQPYNPLQKGTVLWEVYHPRHLLLLAPG is encoded by the coding sequence ATGCCTCCTCCTCCCAAGCGCCGCGTCACGGGCCCCGACCCGCTCCCCGGTCAGCGCGCCCGGGGCGCCCTCCTGGGCCTCGCCATCGGCAACGCCCTGGCCGTCCCCGTCGCGGGCAAGCCCCTCTACGCGCCGGCCTTCCCCCAGCTCGCCGAGGGGCCGTACCTGGGCATGTACGGAGGCGGCCCGCACGACCTGCGCAAGGGGCAGGTGACGGAGCCCACCCAGCTCGCGGTGGCGCTGGCCCTCAGCCTGCGCGACATGAAGCGTTACGACGCGGGGGACGCCCTCAAGCGCTACCGGGCCTGGCAGTCGCACGCCATCTCCGTCAGCGACCCCATGAAGGAGCTGTTCCAGGAGTGTGACGCCAGCCTCCCGCCCCAGGTGAAGGACGCCGGCAAGCGCGTGTGGCTGAAGAACTTCCGGCGGCTGGCCCCCGCGGGCGCCCTGCCGCGCGTGGTGCCCCTGGGCGTGCTCCTGACGAAGGACTCCTTCGCCCTGGCGAAGGCGGCGCTGGAGGACACCGCCCTCACCCACTTCGACCCGCGCAGCCAGCTGGCTGGCGCGGGGCTGTGCGCCGCCATCGCCAAGGCGGTGACGGGCGGCCCGAACCTGAAGGCCGCCGACCTGCTGCCCGCCGCGGAGGTGGGCATCTCCCTGGCTGCCGCCGCCCTGGGGAAGACGGAGAAAGATTACGTCCAGGAGGTGACCTTCGCCGCGAAGCTCCTGCGCGAGGACCTGGCCCTGGCGGCCCAGGACGACCCGCAGCTCTACGGCCCGGAGCTGCACATGCACCGGCCCGGCAATAACGCGGTGCGTGCGGCGTTCCGGCTGGCCTTCTGGGAGCTGCTCCACGTCCCCACCGCGGAAGGGGCGCTCCTGGACGTCGTCCACCGGGGCGGAGACACGGAGGTCCACGCCTCCGTCACCGGGGCGCTGGTGGGCGCCTTCCACGGTGAAGGAGCGCTGCCGGAGGAATGGCGCCAGAAGGTCCTCCTGGCCCTCCAGCCCTACAACCCCCTCCAGAAGGGAACGGTGCTGTGGGAGGTGTACCACCCCCGGCACCTGCTGCTGCTGGCTCCGGGGTGA
- the eno gene encoding phosphopyruvate hydratase: protein MTEIAQILAREVLDSRGNPTVEAEVLLVGGSRGRATVPSGASTGEHEAHELRDGDKGRYLGKGVRKAVDHVRDTIGPALIGMDAVDQVAVDQRMIELDGTSTKSKLGANAILAVSMATARAAADAHGLPLYRYVGGLQARTLPVPLMNILNGGAHADTRVDVQEFMVVPAGAKTFAEGLRWGAEVFHALKKILKGRKLATGVGDEGGYAPDLPANEEALKLIMEAIDAAGFKAGEQLFLALDVAASEFFDKGSKKYKLKGEGKEYDSQGLLEYYRGLSQKYPIISIEDGMAEDDWEGWKKLTDALGDKMQLVGDDLFVTNVERLSKGIEMGTTNSILVKVNQIGSLTETFDAVRMAHKAGMTSIMSHRSGESEDTTIADLAVALDCGQIKTGSASRSDRVAKYNQLLRIEEELGAGARYAGRSAFRSLAKKQ, encoded by the coding sequence ATGACCGAGATCGCTCAAATCCTGGCGCGTGAAGTGCTCGATTCCCGTGGCAATCCGACCGTGGAGGCCGAAGTGCTGCTCGTGGGCGGCTCGCGTGGCCGCGCGACGGTGCCCTCCGGTGCTTCCACCGGCGAGCACGAGGCGCACGAGCTGCGTGATGGGGACAAGGGCCGCTACCTGGGCAAGGGCGTGCGCAAGGCCGTGGACCACGTGCGCGACACCATCGGGCCGGCGCTCATCGGCATGGACGCCGTGGACCAGGTGGCCGTGGACCAGCGGATGATCGAGCTGGACGGCACGTCCACCAAGTCCAAGCTGGGCGCCAACGCCATCCTCGCCGTCTCCATGGCCACCGCGCGCGCTGCGGCGGACGCGCACGGCCTGCCGCTGTACCGCTACGTGGGTGGTCTGCAGGCGCGCACGCTGCCCGTGCCGCTGATGAACATCCTCAACGGCGGCGCGCACGCGGACACCCGCGTGGACGTGCAGGAGTTCATGGTGGTGCCCGCCGGCGCGAAGACGTTCGCGGAGGGCCTGCGCTGGGGCGCGGAGGTGTTCCACGCGCTCAAGAAGATTTTGAAGGGCCGCAAGCTGGCCACGGGCGTGGGCGACGAGGGCGGCTACGCCCCGGACCTGCCGGCCAACGAGGAGGCGCTCAAGCTCATCATGGAGGCCATCGACGCCGCGGGCTTCAAGGCGGGCGAGCAGCTGTTCCTCGCGCTGGACGTGGCCGCGAGCGAGTTCTTCGACAAGGGCTCCAAGAAGTACAAGCTCAAGGGCGAGGGCAAGGAGTACGACTCGCAGGGCCTGCTGGAGTACTACCGGGGCCTGTCCCAGAAGTACCCCATCATCTCCATTGAAGACGGCATGGCGGAGGATGACTGGGAGGGGTGGAAGAAGCTCACCGACGCGCTGGGTGACAAGATGCAGCTCGTGGGCGACGACCTCTTCGTCACCAACGTGGAGCGTCTGTCCAAGGGCATCGAGATGGGCACGACGAACTCCATCCTGGTGAAGGTGAACCAGATTGGTTCGCTGACGGAGACGTTCGACGCCGTGCGCATGGCGCACAAGGCGGGCATGACGTCCATCATGAGCCACCGCTCCGGCGAGTCCGAGGACACCACCATCGCGGACCTGGCGGTGGCGCTGGACTGCGGGCAGATCAAGACGGGCTCGGCGTCGCGCTCCGACCGCGTGGCCAAGTACAACCAGTTGCTGCGGATTGAAGAGGAGCTGGGCGCCGGTGCGCGGTACGCGGGCCGGTCCGCCTTCCGCTCGCTCGCGAAGAAGCAGTGA
- the surE gene encoding 5'/3'-nucleotidase SurE: MSTSRPRILVSNDDGYFSEGLQTLVEAVSPLGEVWVVAPDREQSAASHAISLHRPLRIKEVRERWFAVDGTPTDCSYLAVNHLLKDNRPQLMVSGINHGANLADDIMYSGTVAAAMEAAFLGIPAIAFSLVTRGPFDFGPAGRFARALVTEALSRPLPPRMLLNVNIPGGVEPDGYVITKQGRHSYGSNVVEKEDPRGRKYYWIGGTEYAHDDIPGSDCNTVIDEKRVSVTPLHFEMTDHGRIPELSGWNLQGFKRHGSGGGA; the protein is encoded by the coding sequence GTGAGCACCTCTCGCCCCCGCATTCTCGTCTCCAACGACGACGGCTACTTCTCCGAAGGGCTGCAGACGCTCGTGGAGGCGGTGAGCCCCCTGGGCGAGGTGTGGGTGGTGGCGCCTGACCGCGAGCAGAGCGCCGCCTCCCATGCCATCAGCCTGCACCGGCCGCTGCGCATCAAGGAGGTGCGCGAGCGGTGGTTCGCCGTGGACGGCACCCCCACGGATTGCTCGTATCTGGCGGTGAACCACTTGCTGAAGGACAATCGTCCCCAGCTCATGGTCTCCGGCATCAATCACGGCGCGAACCTGGCGGACGACATCATGTACTCCGGGACGGTCGCGGCGGCCATGGAGGCCGCGTTCCTGGGCATCCCGGCCATCGCGTTCAGCCTGGTGACGCGGGGTCCGTTCGACTTCGGGCCGGCGGGCCGCTTCGCGCGGGCGCTGGTGACGGAGGCGCTGTCTCGGCCCCTGCCGCCCCGGATGCTCCTCAACGTGAACATCCCCGGCGGCGTGGAGCCGGACGGCTACGTCATCACGAAGCAGGGGCGGCACTCCTACGGCAGCAACGTCGTGGAGAAGGAGGACCCGCGCGGCCGCAAGTACTACTGGATTGGCGGCACGGAGTACGCGCACGACGACATCCCGGGCAGCGACTGCAACACCGTCATCGACGAGAAGCGTGTGTCGGTGACGCCGCTGCACTTCGAGATGACCGACCACGGTCGCATCCCCGAGCTCTCGGGGTGGAACCTGCAGGGCTTCAAGCGGCACGGTTCGGGCGGCGGTGCCTGA
- a CDS encoding LysM peptidoglycan-binding domain-containing M23 family metallopeptidase, translating into MLLAAALFSGCVGTQAASSSQLDTTGALPASTRDGKPLAFALRPTHEEPELVAVRHRVAAGETMYRIAKTYGITVEELARANGIKDPRELAVGKDLLIPGSEPPKYGDPGPLSDEEPELVLSKPGQAPVSTPRRSVPAVSRREDPPRARVVSGRPGAPSRPRLATQGMLDWPLRGVLYGRFGKKGKEPHDGIDLAAPAGTPVKTAQEGTVLYAGEQKGYGLIVIVEHAAPLITLYAHNRDLRVKTGQKVRRGQVIATVGESGRTSGPHVHFEVRVDGKPADPLEYLGVMPSAND; encoded by the coding sequence GTGTTGCTCGCGGCCGCGCTGTTCAGCGGCTGCGTGGGCACCCAGGCCGCTTCCTCCTCGCAGCTGGACACGACAGGCGCACTGCCTGCTTCCACGCGTGACGGCAAGCCGCTGGCCTTCGCGCTGAGGCCCACGCACGAGGAGCCGGAGCTGGTGGCGGTGCGCCACCGCGTGGCGGCGGGCGAGACGATGTACCGCATCGCCAAGACGTACGGCATCACGGTGGAGGAGTTGGCGCGGGCCAACGGCATCAAGGATCCGCGTGAGCTGGCGGTGGGAAAGGACCTGCTGATTCCGGGCAGTGAGCCGCCGAAGTACGGCGACCCGGGGCCGCTGTCCGACGAGGAGCCGGAGTTGGTGCTCTCCAAGCCGGGGCAGGCGCCGGTGTCCACGCCGCGCCGCTCGGTGCCGGCGGTGTCGCGCCGCGAGGATCCGCCGCGTGCGCGCGTGGTGTCGGGGCGTCCGGGCGCGCCGTCGCGTCCAAGGCTCGCGACGCAGGGGATGCTCGACTGGCCGTTGAGGGGCGTGCTGTATGGCCGCTTCGGCAAGAAGGGCAAGGAGCCGCACGACGGCATCGACCTGGCGGCGCCCGCGGGCACGCCCGTCAAGACGGCGCAGGAGGGCACGGTCCTCTACGCGGGCGAGCAGAAGGGCTACGGACTCATCGTCATCGTGGAGCACGCGGCGCCGCTGATTACGCTCTACGCGCACAACCGCGACCTGCGCGTGAAGACGGGGCAGAAGGTCCGGCGCGGGCAGGTCATCGCCACGGTGGGCGAGTCCGGCCGCACGTCCGGTCCACACGTCCACTTCGAGGTGCGCGTGGACGGCAAGCCGGCGGATCCGCTGGAGTACCTGGGCGTGATGCCGTCCGCGAACGACTAG
- a CDS encoding 2-dehydropantoate 2-reductase produces MRIAIFGAGAIGGFLGVKLLQAGADVTFIARGAHLDAMRAHGVTLTSGGETVTVRPHCTDSPDDAGPQDYIFLTLKAHALPAAAPQIARLLGPETALVTGINGVPYWYFHGLEGPYAGRHVESVDPGGVILRTLPPERVIATVVYPAAEVVSPGVIVHTYNDRVTLGEPDGSKSPRVQALSQLMMKAGLKSPVRPRIRDEIWVKLWGNLAFNPLSVLTGATLDVLARQPDLRFVARTMMLEAQAVAETLGTRFLIDVDQRIQGAAQVGAHKTSMLQDLERGRPMEIDALLGAVVELGQFTGKPMPTCENILALVRERARHAGGYPPRATPPAPEAT; encoded by the coding sequence ATGAGGATCGCCATCTTCGGCGCGGGCGCCATCGGCGGCTTCCTGGGCGTCAAGCTGCTCCAGGCCGGCGCGGACGTCACCTTCATCGCACGAGGCGCCCACCTGGACGCGATGCGCGCCCACGGCGTCACGCTCACCAGCGGCGGTGAGACGGTCACCGTGCGTCCACATTGCACGGACTCGCCCGACGACGCGGGCCCGCAGGACTACATCTTCCTCACGCTCAAGGCCCACGCCCTGCCCGCCGCCGCGCCTCAAATCGCCCGGCTGCTGGGCCCGGAGACGGCGCTCGTCACCGGCATCAACGGTGTGCCCTACTGGTACTTCCACGGACTCGAAGGCCCGTACGCGGGCCGCCACGTCGAGAGCGTGGACCCAGGCGGCGTGATTCTGCGCACCCTGCCTCCCGAGCGCGTCATCGCCACCGTGGTGTATCCGGCCGCGGAGGTCGTCTCTCCCGGCGTCATCGTGCACACGTACAACGACCGCGTGACGCTGGGCGAACCCGACGGCAGCAAGAGCCCGCGCGTGCAGGCGCTCTCGCAGCTCATGATGAAGGCGGGCCTCAAGTCGCCCGTGCGCCCGCGCATCCGCGATGAAATCTGGGTGAAGCTCTGGGGCAACCTCGCGTTCAACCCGCTGTCCGTGCTCACCGGCGCGACGCTCGACGTCCTCGCTCGCCAGCCGGACCTGCGCTTCGTGGCCCGCACGATGATGCTGGAGGCGCAGGCGGTGGCGGAAACGCTGGGCACGCGCTTCCTCATCGACGTGGACCAGCGCATCCAGGGCGCGGCCCAGGTCGGCGCGCACAAGACGTCCATGCTCCAGGACCTGGAGCGCGGGCGCCCCATGGAAATCGACGCGCTGCTGGGCGCTGTCGTGGAGCTGGGCCAGTTCACCGGCAAGCCCATGCCCACCTGCGAGAACATCCTCGCCCTGGTGCGAGAGCGCGCCCGCCACGCCGGAGGCTACCCGCCCCGCGCAACGCCGCCCGCTCCCGAAGCGACCTAG